The DNA region CTTACACTTTGGTCatatcatttcctgtttccctCTCCAACGTCTCATCATTGGTCTCAAAGTTGCCCGGGAACGTCTTGTGCTGCAGAGgaagggttgtttttttttttaaatcatcaagTGGTTTTGTCACACATCATTataaaaaccataaaataaacatttatctTACCTTTTTGTGAAATTCCATTTTGAGGCAGAGGTATTTAGCAGACAGTGCAACGATGTGGCCATATCGATCATGCAAGTTTCCCTGGAGAGAAATTAAAAGATAAGTTGTCACCcatccatttgttttttgtttgcaaaacacaaagtagttaaattataaattatgtCAGTTAAATAATGGCTCTAAGAGGACTAACTAATCCAACAAATCTCATGTCCTGCCagataaaatccctgtttttgtgaatgtagtctggtgtgtgtgcacagagagtgatataacggctgtttgtggttaaaccaaaaggatcttccaggtctctctctgtagggatcctttccatgatgctgtcacacacttagaataacactctgagcctgtcagtgggtcaaacaagctcttttagtggacctactgtgatcaggtgccccaaaggattactgCAGGGAGGCTGCTGGTCAGGGTGATCAACTAGATCAATTCCAAACCATGTACAAGCTCGACCcaggcttaaaaaaaacatcagtaaatgtTGTGTGTACTTCCTCCATCAGTGCTACTCACCCAGAGAACGCCCATGTCTTTGACGTTGCGACAATATCTGTGAGAGTCTCTGACCGTCTGGAGGTCAGACGGAGAAAAGGGAGATTACACATCACagcatgaaagagagagagagagagagaaaacactgataGAGGGCAGACTGAGACTCACATTTCTGTGCCCGTCCCGGAGCACTTTGTGCAGCAGATAGCAGAACTTCCAGCTGACCATGGAGTTGCTGGACAGAGGAAGGTTGAGGATGTAGGACCAGAAGGTGGTGGCTCCTCCTTCCTTATGTGTCCCCATGATGATATCTTCACAGCTGTCAAGGAAACTCCAAAACACCAATgctaaaaatctaaatgtaacaATTCACTCCTGTCCCAGCAGGTTCATTACATTAAGGTGTGATTAATAAAGAAACAGACTGATCTTCAGCTTGACTTAACTACTGAATGGATTACCATTGTAGGAACTTCTTATTAGTAAATATTTAGCTGTTGTTTCTGTACCAattgtttgatttaatattctttactttatttccactggtattttagtttatttaactTCTTATTTAGTTTTAATTCGTTTAGTTTTTAAGGTAACTAGTATttcattttgctatttttaCCAGAATAAATCACTTCCACTTGCCTTCGTGCTTGAAATAAGCCTTATAGagtaaaaacagctgccttGACCACAGTGTCAGTTCACAGTCATATTTTACAGGTTGGCTGGAAAGAAGGAAATggaaaggttaaaaaaaagaaaaggatacTGCGCACATATTTCTCTTTGGGTGGCGTTTCAGTGGAGGCCACAGTTTTGCTGATGCTATGGAgctgaaagaaaagagacacaACATCAGGAGGCCACATGCGGAAACAGATGCGACTATTAGATAAACAGAAAAAGCTGGATTCACCCCTGCCAAAGAAAGTATCAGAAAAGTCAAGATTTAAGTTAGAACATGTTATTCCTGCAGAGTTTAATGTCCCAGATGTAACATTACGAACCGTATATTTAATCAGGAAAATCAAAATAACACTGAAAAGCTTAATTCTCCCTAAATAATAacgtcatttatttatttacctgttGTTTCCCAAACTGCTCTTTCTCCGCAGCCAAAGCTTTCTCCGTCTTATTCTCGCTTTTGTTCTTGGTTTTGCTCATGTTGCTGCGGTGACTCGGCTCAAACtttcagtcaggtgtgtgaATCCACCGCTGGAAAGGTTTCAGCTCCTCACCTGCGCTCTCGAGCCTCTTTAACACAACAATAGGTGCGTCTGACGCGCCGCGCGCACATCTCCAGGTggttcctcctctcctccaagTCACCACATCAGTCTTTCTAAACAAAGCTGACCAAGAGGTGAACAGTTTCTCTTGTGCGTAAAAGCTCTCCAACTGCGTAAAAGCGCAAAAACTCGCCAAATTAGCGGCGCGTTAATTATTAAAAAGTCCAACTGTCACAAGCAATAAAACACCACTAACATGTAGTTTGgatataaatatgttttttatcaATTGAGTTACAgattaaaggtaaaaaaaaaaaactatttacagCTATCGACATTTCCTCTGAGTCACCTGGTGAATCTGTAGGCAGTGAAACTGGAAAGACAATACAGGGACACAGCACCCATCGGCCCTGTAGGACTGGTTTCACATCCAGACACTCCACACCAGACAACCTTTACAAAGCCTCAACAGGggttttaaaaaatacacagtaTGTATGTTAGAAATAATGCATACAGAGAAATGCACaaggtaaaaacaaacagattaaagggtataaaaaagtacaaatatcaTGACATGAGTAGTTTAATCACTGCATTATTTTCCTGAGAGTTCAACCTTCAGCCTTCTGTAGTAACACTGATGCTGCTTTAATCACATGGAGGTACTTTGGTGAGTGAAAACACGTAATAAAAGAATCTGTGCTTCAGTCAGCGTGGAGCCGTCCACACGGCTGGCTGGGGCGGTGTGGAGAGCAGGCTTTGGGTGGAGTTTCACCGGCCTGatgggggagaaagaaagaaagctgttATGTTATTAACACACCTAAAACTAAAAATGGGAGCAGTCCAACTGAACATTTTACACCCGTGATGCCACACCCTGTGAAtacaaatagagagagagaggaaaaaaagaggcccAGCATCGTGAAACTCTTCTACCTTGTGTGTCGGGGTAGttgggaggtggtggtggtggtggtggtggtggtgggggtgtgtgtggcACTTCTGGGAGTGAAAGGGGTCAGTGGTCCCGCTGTGGTGTACAGAGCTGTGGCGTCTCGAGCTGCTGTGCTCTGAAGTGGCCCCGGAGAGCTGCCTGGACTCctccaacagctgctgcagggagCAGCTGGACAGACAGTCCTCCTGCTGAGGAGTGAAGAGgctgttaaaggaatagttcagctttttgggaaatatgcttattctcTGTCTTGCCTTGatctcatttctgtttttaaagggggcatattaaacacaaagcacttttaaatgtattttcaacataaatgtgtgtccctaacgtgtctttttcttcttctcctgctccatttttctgtaaatatgtgtaaaaaaaaccgCTGTGTTTAGTTGTATGAATTCACAGAACTGTTCTGTTCTTAACACGAGGCACCATTTCTGTCTTACACCCATCAAGTGTGCTGAGAAGACTCCCAGGTCACCGttggctgctggtggagaggCAGCATCATGTGAAGGTCTGGAGTTCTTCGCTCCGAGTGATGAAGGCGAGCGGACGTCCACACAGCCGCATCTTAACTCATCCTGACTGAGACACAAACAAGACCAACAAATCATTCATGTTTTCTGCTCTTAGAGAATCAGATCAATATCACTCCTCTCCATGGCTGCACCGGATTGAACTCACAGTCAGGGTTTAACATGAATCTGAAAAGTACTGCTTGCTTTTGGGTTAAACAGTAAGCACAatttaactatatatatataaatatatcaaatatatatactatatatgcTATATACTATAAAGTTATCACTGTAGATATGGATGCAACAGTTCTGTCAGCCAGAGATACTTGAACGTGATTAGTTACTGCATTAAAAGGACTCTAAAGGactttttaaacctgggccaccagactccattgacaaaaacagtcattttatcttgcagaacacaggagttgttggtctaaTTGCtctgactttggtgctttaacacattagttcagatccaaactaatcctttaaaacaccaaagtcacacaataacacacacacaaactaacagatcCAGGCAGTGGTAGACCAACAACTTCCTTGTTGTGcaagataaaatgactgtttttggcTATATAGTCTGGTGGCTTCGAAAAGAtcaatataacggctgtttccaGTTAAACATGGTTGCCCCAAAGGGTCCTATTACaaccattgcagcctgttttgaggCTGCCGGTTGAGGTGACTCTACTggacctgtacctgtacctatCAGTCATTTAAACACCTAAATATGCAACAAAAAATCAGgttcaggtttaaaaacagtAGAGTTAAAATAGTCAACACCACAGAAGGGATCCCTGATGTGAAGCCATGTGTTCCTTGCTCACTCTTCACCTGTCAGGTAATCGCTGACTGGTCGTCTCCCGCAGGGTTTCACGGGTGCTTTCCAGGTTCAGCTGCAGAAGCTGGAGGTCATTTCGCTGATTCTCACACACCTGttagaaaaagacacacacacacaaacagcattatGTGCGTCTTCATCTTTTGTCATGTGTAGTATATCGGAGGGAAATGAAATACGTCCAGATAAGTTGGACCGCTCAGAGCGAAGGTGGTTTAGAAAACGTGGAGCGATACAGAGTTATAGAGGACTGCTGGCCTCCACCTACACCTTCCTCACTCATGCCGGGAGATCcggaggaggatgagagagaaaatcaataaattaaaccACATTCTCTGGAAATATACAGTTTTTCAACACACATCTCTGACCTATAATATCAATCCACTAGCTACTACAACCCACAAGCTTTAGCTTTAGTGTGGTTTCATGAGTCACCCCACATCACATTAGAGTGGGTAAAATAATGTATATGAGTTCAAGATGAGGGAAAAGACGAGAGGAACCATTAGATAACAGGTAAAACAGGATGGGACACAGGGTGAgaactttttagtttttatttcattaggTCTTTAAAAACCCTAGTTTCTTGTGACTGCTGTGTTCTGGACATGACAGTGACCCAGAGCTGCAGTAAAGAAACAGCATGAACTCTGTGAGGTATGCTGCCAAACCAGAAAGACGCCTCTAACGTCGACTGCAGTGTGAGCAGGAGGAATGAGGAAAGACTGCTGTCTAGCAACTGAAGAGGTGTTTTATTACAGTaaactttttaaattcataacTGTTGCtggtagtttgttttttttttgagccaTGTTGTGAAGCTGGGGgaaagtttttctgttttcttctcagcTCAGATACCGAACCTGTCTCAGCCAGTGGAGCTCGGACGCGGTGCGTTCCTGCTTGGAGCGAGCCAGTTCCAGCAGCTCATCCTTCCAGCTGTCTCCCTCCCCTGGTGAAACACAGTTTAGCGTTCAGGCTGGGAGGCATCTgaaaacagctacagcactgatTAAAATCAAGAGAAGCTTCCTGAGACAAACATGGTCTTTATCTCCTACTGAATCGAATACTGGCTGTAATTTCACTGCACCCATCGACTACTATGACTGCTATGATCAATGAATCATCATTCATCAATactaaaacagcagaaaatattcTGTTTCCAACAACTTAAGTTTGGAGCAAAGGGAATTTGTGAATCTGACTAAATAATTTACAGACTAATTGATCGTTTAATAGCTTTTATCTGGACAAATCTCTAAACACACTAAAATGTGTTATAAAGAATTCGATAAAATATGTAGAGAATAATCACAGTAAGATAACAAAGCACCATTTGATCAATAGAATAAAGTAATATTGGtaaaataacagcaataaaTAGTAATAACAAGAACAAGagtaatataaaaacagatacacatggattaaaaaataaaaactagtgATGACAATATGTTCTgataaacactttttaaaacactgacagctggaggtttttcagtgttttataaaatatgtatttggTGTTTTGTTGTAGTTTTAATGTACCTGACAAAACCAGATCTCTGCGGAGCAGCTGGAGCTCCTGTTTGAGTCGGATGATCTCTTCTCTCTGAGTGCTGCTCTGAgtgacctgctgctgcagctcctctggaAACACGTGCAGCCTCAGTGATTAATGAATTAGTCCATCGACAGAAGGTTATTCAGTACAGATTTTCACGATTGATTGTAAATATTATGTTTAAGTTGTCTTCTATCcaatattgtgtgtgttgaacTGTTGAATTGTTGCTGGATTTTTCTttgatttggtgttttaacaagaaaatgaaagcaaacattgcgggaaaaaaaattactaagaaactgattaattgttttgatcatttttcaaGAAGTAATACCAAAATATTCTCAAGTTCCAGCTTCCCAAATGTgcagatttgctgcttttcttcatcaTATTTAATAGTAAACTGCATATTGTTGATTTCTGAGCCATTTGAGGTGATCACAGtgggctctgggaaattatAATGGGAATATTACATTACTTTCTGTCATCAAACAAGACAATTACTGAAGAAAATGAAGGGCAAAGTAATCGAGAATGAAAATCATTGTTAGTTGAAGCCCTAACGGCAGGTAAATCTACTACATTTAATTCAGTTTCTTGACATTAAGGCTGcttgaaatgaacaaatgtgaacaaaatgtCAGCCAGTTCAAAGGGAATCGTGGTTATAGCTCTTCCAAATGGCCAACTGATGTGGTAATTATTCAAATGCGGATAACGGTGCACATTTCATGTAAACAGAGTTGTATTCATTTGGACACACTAAAAGTAACAGACGGCCCTTTATTGCATCCCTCTGCTGTCTATAATATGGCCTTAAAATGCCCAACGACTCCAGTGCAGTCCATTTAAAGAGTTTTAAGATGATTGTTTGAAACCATTTTGAAGTGAAACACACATCGTCTTCCGTAGGTATAATACTGAGGTTTTACTCAGGTACCTTTCACATGTGTGACATCGTGCTTGGCCTCTTTGTAACGCCGTTTATTTTCCTCCAGGTCTCTCAGGAGTTTGCTTTCCCGTGAGCGACTCTCCGTTAGCGATGTCTCTAGATCTCGTAGGCGCCCCGTGAGGGCGACTATATTACCGGACGCCTCAGTCACGTCTTTGTCCTGATGGAAGAAGGAAATATCAGATAAGATCCCACATAATCACTACATTTTCAAAGAGAACATGGTCTACTGGTGTACCTTGAGTTTGAGCATGGAGCTCAGTTCTTCCTCCTTGACCTGCAGAGAGCCGACTTGAGTGGACAGAGCCATGACCGTGGAGTTGAGACTCTGGTTCTTCTCCTAAAAGACACCATTGACACATTAGTCCTGCCTCACAACTGTTTTCTATTGAGGATGAAATGTGTGAGAAGAATAATTATCTTACAATAACTCAGATAAGCTCAGATtgttatggaaaggatccctacagagatagacctgtaagatccttttgatTTAACCACAAATagccgttatattgctctcttcaaaacaaccagactccaccgacaaaaacagtaattttaccttgcagaacaggGGAGTTTCTGGTTTACTAGTTGCTGTCACTTCCGTGTTTTAACACGTTAGTTCAGATCAGAGCTAActcttcaaaacacaaaagtcacacaataacacaaactaactaactgatcgatgcagcggtagaccagcaactcccatgtcCTGCaggtaaaactactgtttttgtcaatgaagtctggtggcttaaAAGAGAGCGCTATaaaggctgtttctggttaaaccgAAAGGATCTTACGGGTCtatttctgtagggatcctttctgtaattttgatacataatataaatgtgtattaTTGATATAATGGCACCTCAAAGTCTTCACATTTTTGGCTGATCTGCTGCCTTTTCTGTTCGAGCTCATGTAGCTGCTGTCGGGCTGCACTGAGCTCCTTTtggacctcctcctccctggtTTCCACCACCCACACACGTTTAGTCAGGGCTTTGATCACCTCATTACGCTTCTGCAACTCATCTGTACAAACAACAATAGAAAACACTGTCATATGGTGAAGGGAAGACATATTTTAAACAAATCCTGGACTACAAGAGGctgtgttggtctgtgttgGTCAGATTTTAAGATGCCAAAAAAGGCTCTGGAAAAGAGCttatggagaaaataatcagtagattatttgataattaaaataattattatttgcaGCCCTACAATAGACAAGCACAAGCAAAATAAACatctattgatttattattcagCATAATTTGCAGTTTTGATGCTAAACTGTGGAAGGCAGAAATGGTATCCAGGAGGATATCCTCTGCGTCCTCACCATCCAGGCGGGCACACCTCTGCTCCAAGGTGAGCACCCTCCGGCGGTCTTGTTCCCAGGCGTGAAGCTGTTTATGATGGGAGGCAGCCATGGTGTTCAGCTCCTTGTCCCGGTCCTTCAGCTCCGccatcagcagatggagctccctcctctgcctctggatAGTGGAGCCACTCAGGTCACTCACAGGAAACTGCTGCAAAGCACACAGAAGGCCACGTAAAGCTAATGCCACCATAACACAGCCTGTATTTAATGATTTAACGGAACTGGCAGAACAATTCTGATAATTTCTTAactgttttagtcatttttgaGCAAAAATTCACTGATTTCACcttctaaaatgtgaatatttcctggttCCCTTAGTCCTttatgacagaaaacaaaataacttaaAGTTTTGGACTGTTAGTTGAACAAGCAATGTCAATTAGACAGTTAAGGATGTAGGAAACTGTAGTTTATacaatatatttcattattttctgacattttatagacaaaacaattCATTTCTTTGAGAATATAATCAGCAAactaatcaataaaaaaaacttagTTGTAGAATTATTAATTCTAATTACACTTGAGATTGTTTTCCATGTTTTGAGGAAGAATAACttctcttttcttattttttta from Pempheris klunzingeri isolate RE-2024b chromosome 19, fPemKlu1.hap1, whole genome shotgun sequence includes:
- the ccdc62 gene encoding coiled-coil domain-containing protein 62 isoform X1 translates to MDEGKRLPPSDGRALGGAPACFSWSNDTSAELWWHSTPVKKKNGGALLDASQPSAATSFRMDSTAKQWANSSPPIPADSLHPPSSQDTEQFPVSDLSGSTIQRQRRELHLLMAELKDRDKELNTMAASHHKQLHAWEQDRRRVLTLEQRCARLDDELQKRNEVIKALTKRVWVVETREEEVQKELSAARQQLHELEQKRQQISQKCEDFEEKNQSLNSTVMALSTQVGSLQVKEEELSSMLKLKDKDVTEASGNIVALTGRLRDLETSLTESRSRESKLLRDLEENKRRYKEAKHDVTHVKEELQQQVTQSSTQREEIIRLKQELQLLRRDLVLSGEGDSWKDELLELARSKQERTASELHWLRQVCENQRNDLQLLQLNLESTRETLRETTSQRLPDSQDELRCGCVDVRSPSSLGAKNSRPSHDAASPPAANGDLGVFSAHLMGQEDCLSSCSLQQLLEESRQLSGATSEHSSSRRHSSVHHSGTTDPFHSQKCHTHPHHHHHHHHHLPTTPTHKAGETPPKACSPHRPSQPCGRLHAD
- the ccdc62 gene encoding coiled-coil domain-containing protein 62 isoform X2; this encodes MDEGKRLPPSDGRALGGAPACFSWSNDTSAELWWHSTPVKKKNGGALLDASQPSAATSFRMDSTAKQWANSSPPIPADSLHPPSSQDTEFPVSDLSGSTIQRQRRELHLLMAELKDRDKELNTMAASHHKQLHAWEQDRRRVLTLEQRCARLDDELQKRNEVIKALTKRVWVVETREEEVQKELSAARQQLHELEQKRQQISQKCEDFEEKNQSLNSTVMALSTQVGSLQVKEEELSSMLKLKDKDVTEASGNIVALTGRLRDLETSLTESRSRESKLLRDLEENKRRYKEAKHDVTHVKEELQQQVTQSSTQREEIIRLKQELQLLRRDLVLSGEGDSWKDELLELARSKQERTASELHWLRQVCENQRNDLQLLQLNLESTRETLRETTSQRLPDSQDELRCGCVDVRSPSSLGAKNSRPSHDAASPPAANGDLGVFSAHLMGQEDCLSSCSLQQLLEESRQLSGATSEHSSSRRHSSVHHSGTTDPFHSQKCHTHPHHHHHHHHHLPTTPTHKAGETPPKACSPHRPSQPCGRLHAD